The following proteins are co-located in the Dyadobacter chenwenxiniae genome:
- a CDS encoding aminopeptidase P family protein, producing MFSTETYKQRRRILKQKVGSGIILFLGNDESGMNYRDNTYPFRQDSTFLYYFGLDTASIHAVIDIDNDQEIMFGDELTIDDIVWTGYQEPLTEKAAKVGANQVNPLSALAGYLRDIQSRKQEVHFLPPYRAEHNLKLQEWLQVSPSEASQRASVKLIKAVVSMRSYKSSEEIAEIEKAVNTSIDMHLDFMRTTRPGMTEKAIAGKLQSIAIGQGGDISYPIILTVNGETLHTHARDYVIKDGQMALCDAGAETAMHYCGDLTRTIPAGKQFSSIQKEMYEIVLNAQVSAIEACKPGVLFRDVHALASTKLLEGLKSVGIIKGDPQEALANDVHTLFFQCGLGHMMGLDVHDMENLGEQYVGYTEDLIKGTTFGWKSLRLGRALEPGFVLTVEPGLYFIQTLIDRWKAENKLSQFIDYGKLEQFRNFTGIRVEDNLVITEDGNRVLGKELVKDVVEIEALRG from the coding sequence ATGTTCTCAACAGAAACTTACAAACAACGCCGCCGGATCTTAAAACAGAAAGTAGGGAGCGGTATAATTCTTTTCCTCGGCAATGATGAGTCCGGGATGAATTATCGGGATAATACTTATCCATTTCGTCAGGACAGCACTTTTTTATATTATTTCGGACTGGACACGGCTTCAATTCATGCGGTTATTGACATTGATAATGATCAGGAAATCATGTTTGGCGATGAGCTGACGATTGATGACATTGTCTGGACGGGTTATCAGGAACCGCTTACTGAAAAAGCTGCCAAAGTGGGTGCTAATCAAGTAAACCCGCTTTCGGCGCTCGCTGGATATCTTCGGGATATTCAAAGCAGGAAACAGGAAGTGCATTTTTTACCCCCTTACCGCGCTGAGCATAATTTAAAGTTGCAAGAATGGCTGCAAGTTTCACCTTCCGAAGCATCACAACGCGCTTCCGTGAAGTTGATCAAGGCAGTCGTTTCCATGCGTTCTTACAAGTCATCGGAGGAGATCGCCGAAATTGAAAAAGCCGTCAACACCTCCATTGACATGCACTTGGATTTCATGCGCACAACCCGCCCGGGCATGACGGAAAAAGCCATCGCCGGAAAGTTGCAGAGCATCGCCATCGGACAAGGCGGCGACATCTCCTACCCGATCATTCTGACAGTCAACGGAGAAACATTGCACACGCACGCCCGCGACTACGTTATCAAGGACGGCCAAATGGCATTGTGTGACGCCGGTGCCGAAACCGCAATGCATTATTGCGGCGACCTGACCCGCACCATTCCCGCAGGAAAGCAATTCAGCAGCATTCAAAAAGAAATGTATGAAATCGTCCTCAATGCACAGGTTTCAGCCATTGAGGCCTGCAAACCGGGCGTTTTGTTCAGAGACGTGCATGCATTAGCATCAACCAAATTACTGGAAGGTCTAAAATCAGTAGGCATCATCAAAGGCGATCCGCAGGAGGCACTCGCAAACGACGTCCACACCCTGTTCTTCCAATGCGGCCTCGGCCACATGATGGGCCTGGACGTCCACGACATGGAAAACCTCGGCGAACAATACGTGGGCTACACCGAAGACCTCATCAAAGGCACCACTTTCGGCTGGAAATCCCTCCGCCTGGGCCGGGCACTGGAACCAGGCTTCGTGCTAACCGTCGAGCCAGGTCTTTACTTTATTCAAACATTAATTGACCGTTGGAAGGCTGAGAATAAGCTTTCGCAGTTTATTGACTACGGGAAGTTGGAGCAGTTTAGGAATTTTACGGGGATTAGGGTGGAGGATAATTTGGTGATTACGGAAGATGGAAATCGGGTGCTTGGGAAGGAATTGGTGAAGGATGTGGTGGAAATTGAGGCGTTGCGGGGGTGA
- a CDS encoding RagB/SusD family nutrient uptake outer membrane protein, protein MINKSKIYIVLASIMGAATLYSCTDLEEQVYSEVLSSTYQPTEKDIPAIIAPVYSSLRGLMLGWQGYFDLQEEAADAIVTPVRPNGWDDGGTYRRMHQHTWTSLQWQPENAWQSSFRSITTANRVLSQIAEGEIPLTTGKVELEAELRAVRALAYYLLLDNHGNVPIVTDFQDINLPKQNTRKEVYDFVVKELLEVMPNLSENASTTYGQLNRWGAKALLAKIYLNAQVYTGTPEWEKAIAQADDVIKSGKYVLDANYSDVFTWTNFNSKEIIFAIPYDEIYGTGNQIHMKTLDPLSRTVYPMNAGPWGGNCAVPQFIETYDAEDSRLADTWIMGPQKNATTGAVVITYSRTVPGIDKTASTDGYRIGKYKIKPNATGSLDNDFPLLRYADVMMIKAEALLRTGKAADAATIVTEVRKRAFKTNPAKATVTAADLAKGSRYNYGYQATNGTITERQGGDDIKFGRFLDELGWEFAVEAHRRQDLIRFGVYETKKWFNHRPQAQQRALFPIPQTELDKNTNLKQNPGY, encoded by the coding sequence ATGATTAATAAAAGTAAAATATACATCGTCCTCGCATCCATAATGGGTGCGGCCACGCTCTACTCCTGCACCGACCTGGAAGAACAGGTTTATTCAGAAGTTTTATCGAGCACTTATCAGCCAACCGAAAAGGACATTCCAGCGATTATAGCGCCTGTTTATTCGTCTCTTCGGGGGTTAATGTTAGGCTGGCAGGGCTATTTTGATTTGCAGGAAGAAGCAGCCGACGCCATCGTTACGCCCGTTCGCCCGAATGGCTGGGATGACGGCGGAACGTATCGCCGGATGCACCAGCACACGTGGACTTCCTTGCAATGGCAACCTGAAAATGCCTGGCAAAGCTCATTCCGCAGCATTACTACGGCAAACAGGGTTTTATCTCAAATTGCAGAAGGTGAAATTCCTTTGACAACGGGAAAAGTGGAATTGGAAGCTGAGTTGAGAGCAGTGCGGGCACTGGCTTACTATCTTTTGCTCGATAACCACGGCAATGTGCCTATCGTAACCGATTTCCAGGATATTAATTTACCAAAACAAAACACGCGCAAAGAAGTGTATGATTTTGTGGTAAAAGAATTGCTTGAAGTCATGCCAAACCTCAGCGAAAATGCGTCCACGACTTATGGTCAGCTTAACCGTTGGGGTGCAAAAGCGCTTTTGGCAAAAATATATTTGAACGCGCAAGTTTACACTGGAACGCCTGAATGGGAAAAAGCCATTGCGCAAGCGGACGATGTAATCAAAAGTGGCAAATATGTGCTGGACGCCAATTATTCGGATGTTTTCACCTGGACCAATTTCAATTCCAAAGAGATCATTTTCGCGATCCCTTACGATGAAATTTACGGAACCGGCAACCAGATCCACATGAAAACGCTCGATCCGTTGAGCCGCACCGTGTATCCGATGAACGCCGGTCCATGGGGCGGAAACTGCGCCGTGCCGCAATTTATCGAGACTTACGACGCCGAAGACAGCCGTCTGGCCGACACCTGGATCATGGGCCCACAGAAAAACGCAACAACCGGCGCCGTGGTCATTACTTATTCCAGAACCGTCCCAGGCATCGATAAAACAGCCTCAACCGACGGTTACCGCATTGGAAAATACAAAATTAAACCCAATGCAACCGGCAGCTTGGACAACGACTTCCCATTGCTCCGCTACGCAGACGTCATGATGATCAAAGCCGAAGCCCTTTTGCGCACAGGCAAAGCAGCCGACGCAGCAACCATTGTAACGGAAGTCCGCAAACGCGCATTCAAAACCAACCCTGCAAAAGCAACTGTGACAGCCGCCGACCTTGCAAAGGGCAGTCGCTACAACTACGGTTACCAAGCCACAAACGGAACAATTACGGAGCGCCAAGGCGGAGACGATATCAAGTTCGGCCGCTTCCTGGACGAGCTAGGCTGGGAATTCGCAGTCGAAGCCCACCGTCGTCAGGATTTGATACGGTTTGGTGTATACGAAACCAAAAAATGGTTCAACCACCGTCCACAAGCACAGCAACGAGCGTTGTTTCCAATTCCGCAAACAGAGTTGGACAAAAACACAAACCTGAAACAGAATCCAGGATATTAA
- a CDS encoding type II toxin-antitoxin system VapC family toxin, translating to MKITEKRSTNGGKNCDASQAAYWDNVFQQLEIVALDEDCIDTAVHINAELKKKSKQIALADLLIAASAVSHGMPLATLNKKHFERIDSLILVAL from the coding sequence TTGAAAATAACAGAAAAGCGATCAACCAATGGCGGAAAAAACTGTGATGCAAGTCAAGCGGCATATTGGGACAACGTATTCCAACAATTAGAAATCGTCGCACTTGATGAGGATTGCATCGACACAGCCGTTCATATTAATGCGGAATTGAAGAAAAAGAGCAAGCAAATTGCATTAGCCGATTTGCTTATAGCAGCAAGTGCTGTTTCGCACGGAATGCCTCTGGCAACATTAAATAAGAAGCATTTTGAGCGTATAGACTCATTGATTTTGGTTGCTTTATGA
- a CDS encoding type II toxin-antitoxin system VapC family toxin, producing MKRFLIDTNIAIFYMKGKFDLQAKFDEINAEDCFISEITLAELKFGIEKSEHPEKNRTALDRFLTGVRILPIFHALDLFAKEKARLQKAGTPLDDFDLLIGVTSVTHKMIMVTNNTSHFKRINGIDLEDWTKNVVSNR from the coding sequence TTGAAAAGATTTCTGATCGATACTAACATTGCCATTTTTTACATGAAAGGCAAGTTCGACTTGCAGGCTAAATTTGACGAAATAAATGCGGAGGACTGCTTCATTTCAGAAATAACATTAGCGGAACTCAAATTCGGAATTGAGAAAAGCGAACATCCCGAAAAAAACAGAACGGCACTGGATCGCTTTCTGACAGGTGTCAGAATACTTCCCATTTTTCATGCTCTGGATCTTTTTGCCAAGGAAAAGGCTCGACTACAAAAGGCGGGCACTCCGTTAGATGATTTTGACTTGCTAATTGGCGTAACTTCAGTAACGCATAAAATGATAATGGTTACTAATAACACAAGCCACTTTAAACGAATCAATGGAATTGATTTGGAAGACTGGACCAAAAATGTTGTAAGTAATAGGTAG